The DNA window CTGCATGAATTCCCATGGAACCCTCATGGTCCGGATTCAGGGCAGTCATGCCGCGTCGCTCACACGAGACCTATAGAGGTACCGATGCCAGAAATAAAGGCACCCTCGCGTCAGTCAAGAGGTCCCCGCTCCCACCGAATGAGGGACCATGCATGGGCAGATTGGCCAGATGAAAAGCTTCTCGATCTGAGGATGTGCGATCTCAACCTAAGGATCAAGGGGAGCGACTTAGAAAAGCGGATTACACAGCTCTCTGGAGAACTGAAGGATCGCGGCCTCCGCTTCCGGCCCCACTTCTGGCTTTCGGACGATTGGTTCACACCCGACGGGGTTCCCGGAAGCGCGATTCCCATTTACATGGCCCATCCACGCCTGGCACGGCTCGAGCTGAATCAGATGCTCGAGGTCGAGGGGGGAACTCTCGACTGGTGCATGCGCATCCTCCGCCACGAGACGGGCCACGCCATCGAGAACGCGTACCTCCTCCGTCGACGGCCGCGCCGTCATCGGGTGTTCGGCAAATCCTCCGTGCCCTATCCCGAGTATTACACGCCAAAACCATACAGCAAGAGTTTTGTCCTGCATTTGGACTCCTGGTACGCGCAAAGCCACCCCGCTGAGGATTTCGCCGAGACCTTCGCGGTTTGGCTAGACCCGCACTCCATGTGGAGAGAGCGCTATGCAGGCTGGCCGGCGCTCAAAAAACTCGAATACATGGACCAGCTCATGGGGGAAATTGCCACCCAAGAACCGCCGGTAACCTCGAAAGCGCGCGTCGATCCCCTCTTCCGTTTGCGCAAAACCTTGCGACATCATTATAAAGAAAAACGCGAGCACTACGGTCTTGAATACCCAAACTTTTACGACCGGGATCTGAGGCGGCTTTTTTCCGACGGATCGCAGTTCGCCAGTAACATGCCGGCAGCTCGCTTTTTAAAGCGCATCCGCAACGAAGTCCGCCGCAAGGTCGCGGGCTGGACAGGGGAATACCAGTACACGATCGACCGGGTCCTTGAAGATATGATCGAACGGTGCCGCGAGCTGAATTTGCGGCTAGCCGTATCCGAGGACCAGGCGAAGCTGGATTTCACGGTCCTCCTCACGGTCCAGACGATGAACTATCTCCACAGCGGTCGTCACCGGGTGGCGCTATGAGAAAGTTGCGCGTGTTGGCCATGATGCATGAGGGGCTGATCCCTCCGGAGGACACCACCGGTGTCGACCTCGCGACCGCAGAGTGGAAAACAGAATTTGACGTCGTCTCCACCCTCCGCGAGATG is part of the Candidatus Methylomirabilota bacterium genome and encodes:
- a CDS encoding putative zinc-binding metallopeptidase → MRDHAWADWPDEKLLDLRMCDLNLRIKGSDLEKRITQLSGELKDRGLRFRPHFWLSDDWFTPDGVPGSAIPIYMAHPRLARLELNQMLEVEGGTLDWCMRILRHETGHAIENAYLLRRRPRRHRVFGKSSVPYPEYYTPKPYSKSFVLHLDSWYAQSHPAEDFAETFAVWLDPHSMWRERYAGWPALKKLEYMDQLMGEIATQEPPVTSKARVDPLFRLRKTLRHHYKEKREHYGLEYPNFYDRDLRRLFSDGSQFASNMPAARFLKRIRNEVRRKVAGWTGEYQYTIDRVLEDMIERCRELNLRLAVSEDQAKLDFTVLLTVQTMNYLHSGRHRVAL